The Erigeron canadensis isolate Cc75 chromosome 4, C_canadensis_v1, whole genome shotgun sequence genome window below encodes:
- the LOC122597358 gene encoding putative B3 domain-containing protein At3g24850 — protein MIPKKPNRNHPHFEDKKKGEAYYMKKIEKLANGKLELFKVFLNLEKFISDELNGSKLKLVIQGYLTANDLKRLYMPFKMVKNHDFLTAVEKQIVNKPKVNQDCPNMGFTVPVLGPKLELYEKTIDLKTIWDTPKTPNYVLTTNWCNFVKENESIFKEGAEILVCSFRMEGKLCFAVTSMGSY, from the coding sequence ATGATTCCCAAGAAACCGAATCGTAATCATCCACATTTTGAAGACAAAAAGAAAGGAGAAGCTTATTATATGAAGAAGATTGAGAAACTTGCAAACGGAAAGTTGGAATTATTCAAAGTGTTTCTGAATTTAGAGAAGTTCATAAGTGATGAGTTGAACGGTTCGAAATTAAAGTTGGTGATACAGGGATACTTGACTGCTAATGACTTGAAAAGGTTATACATGCCTTTTAAGATGGTAAAGAATCACGATTTTTTGACGGCGGTTGAAAAACAGATTGTTAATAAGCCTAAAGTGAATCAAGATTGTCCAAACATGGGTTTCACGGTTCCGGTATTGGGCCCAAAGTTGGAGTTGTATGAGAAAACTATTGATTTGAAAACCATTTGGGATACCCCCAAAACCCCGAATTATGTGCTGACAACAAACTGGTGCAACTttgtgaaagaaaatgaaagcatTTTCAAGGAAGGAGCAGAGATTCTAGTGTGTTCGTTTCGTATGGAGGGTAAGTTGTGTTTTGCTGTTACAAGTATGGGGTCCTATTGA
- the LOC122598320 gene encoding F-box/FBD/LRR-repeat protein At1g13570-like, translating to MNTVKHLVLGFAYGYKLPHSFFSLNELEVLELNDRVFDPPLRFNGFPKLRRLSLHGGQIKAKKLLHLLTYCPLLEEVALTELYAEENFEGANECTFAELLRCVPLVRTLEISKDYTKNLVVAPTPHRLSTPLVRLKNLDLDMCLME from the exons ATGAATACCGTGAAACATTTGGTCTTAGGATTTGCATACGGTTACAAGCTGCCTCATTCATTCTTTTCACTGAATGAATTAGAAGTACTTGAACTCAATGATCGTGTGTTTGACCCCCCACTAAGGTTTAATGGTTTTCCTAAGCTGCGGAGATTGTCCTTGCATGGAGGTCAGATTAAAGCTAAGAAGCTTCTACATTTACTCACCTATTGCCCATTACTAGAAGAAGTCGCCTTG ACAGAACTATATGCAGAAGAGAACTTTGAAGGAGCAAATGAGTGTACTTTTGCTGAGCTTTTACGGTGTGTACCGTTGGTTAGAACATTGGAAATCTCAAAGGATTATACGAAG aaCTTGGTTGTGGCTCCTACGCCTCATAGGCTTTCAACTCCACTAGTCCGCCTCAAAAACTTGGATTTAGATATGTGCTTGATGGAGTAA